CAGGTCAATGGTTTGAGTTGCCCAGCCAGGCTACAGCTTGTGGCTTGGCCTggagccagggtgtgtggggagaagagtggaaggatgaggaccagggagggcacggagcctccccacagccctgccggggttggaagaatctctttcccctgctctgaggcatctccccaccagctgcccttggCGTGAAGCTAACTGGTCTGTGCCGGCTCCGCAGCAGGTGCCTGAACCCCCCggcctctggccacacaagcccTGACTCCCCGGCCTGTGCCAGACTCAGTCTCCACACACAGGCCAGCTACAGACCCACCCAGCGTGGAGCCCTctgagcctgtcctgcccccccccagccccttgtgctcccccacacgcagggtcagcagggctgctgctcgCAAGGCAGCCGAGGTGAGCCCAGCCGGGGGCCATCACTCTGCTGAGCACCCAGCACTGAGATGGGTTTGCAGTGAACACACGGGGAAGCTCATTTTCTGGGCTGTCGAGTTAGTGCCAGTTCCTGGTGCGAGTGACTCAAAAATTCCCTCAGGCTGGggatgaagtgggggtggggctgagtgtgggtgcagtgtgggtggggcatcaggggaacaggctgagtgggggcagggcatggggtggagcaggcaccagtggcccctccttcacccagactcCTGCCAGCGCTCGGACCCAGACCCCCATTTGTGAGCCTCATGAGCTGCCCAGGGGGTCCAGGGGCTTCAGACAGATGCTCACAAGCACTCGGTGCCTTTGGTGTGCAGAGCCTGGgccatgcagggatctgggggtgagtCTTCATTTCTGAGAGGTTCAAGTCCCATGATGCACCTGCAGCCTTTGTGCTCCCAgccaaggccccacattgatcCAGTGACCCagtcccagggaagggaggatgCCTGGCCCAAGCACAATCAAACCCTGGTGCATCTGGCCATGTGCTTTCTGTCAGGGCCCTTACCTGGCTCACCAGCAAGGGCCCCGTCACGTTGGTCGcgtacaccagggccatgtcctctGGTGTCTCTGACTCCAGTGTGTTCAACTTCGCCATCCCAGCATTGTTTATCAGCAGATTCAGCCCCGAGCCTTTCAGGTGTGTCTcaactctggctgctgccgcctTGATGCTGGCTGGGTCAGTGACATCTACAGCGACAGAGCAGGGGGTCAAGAGCATGATTCCTCCTCTCCGATGTCACCCCCACCAGGGTACGGCCCCCTGGGCCACAGGGCTTCTTCcattgggctcagaggtgggagaggggttggggaagggagtcggggggtgggaactgctgctgggtccaggcacgaggagctgtgctggagcaacaaGAGGAAAGGCCAGTTCAGAGAGACAATTATGATCATTTCCTTGGACAATCTGAGTAGCCTAGAAAATGGAAATGTGCTGGAGTTAGTGGTTAGTTCATACGTGTGGCGTTGATCTCACCTAGACAAAGGAAGTGGATGATTTAGAATTGCTTGTGATGCATTGTAGGTGAGACAAGTCCCCAGCTGGACGTGCAGGGCTCCATCCCAGAAGTGGGAATGCTGGACAGAGCTGCCCTTATGTGATTTTCACAGAAGCAACCTGCCACATGGTGGTCCTGGGGCTTTCCAGCCTCTCCAGAGCCAACCAACCCTGCCAGAATTTCCACTCACACCTGCCTCCTCTGGGGCTGTGGAAGGTGTCAAAGGGCTCTCAGCAATTACTGACTCTGGTCCTGTTCTCCTCACTGGGATTGGGTGaacctgggaggtgggggatgcaGAGAGGGATAGGAACAGGAAGAACATGCCGCAGGGAGATGGaacctcagctctgggcctggggccgGGCACCCACCCAGCGCAATGATCACCAGGTTCGGATGTTTGGCCTCCAGCTTCTGCAATTCCTGAAAAAGAATGAAGTAAATGGTTATTGACATTGGGCCcacgcccagggccaggctgggcagaatcCAGATCCCCACTGATCCTGGGAACCAAGTCAATGTCTTAACTGCTTTTCTCCACCAAGCCTCCTTGTGCAACAACCTGCCCTGGGTTCTGCAGCAGTAGGAGGCTTCTAATTGCCCCTGAGCATTTCCAGTGCCATTGTCTAACTCAGGGCGATGGAGTCTGGGACACAAATCACTTCCCCATCACtaatggggagtgggaggaaggggttggagGGCAGTTCCCCCAGGAGAGGTAAGGGAAGTCccatcccagcagctgggagttgaCAGTGACACAAGCTCTCATGAGCTGCTTGTGATTGGGGATTTTCTCAGCTGAGGAAGGAGCTGGTGCCATGACCCAGAAGTTACTCAGAACCTGCAGTTCCCCAGGCTGGGTGTGTGAGCAGAGCTGAGAAGACAGAGGGCCTGAGG
The Carettochelys insculpta isolate YL-2023 chromosome 33, ASM3395843v1, whole genome shotgun sequence DNA segment above includes these coding regions:
- the LOC142005128 gene encoding uncharacterized protein LOC142005128: MAGLNLCSVLVTGANQGIGLEFVKQLLGNSNPPEWVFATCRDAAGERMQELQKLEAKHPNLVIIALDVTDPASIKAAAARVETHLKGSGLNLLINNAGMAKLNTLESETPEDMALVYATNVTGPLLVSQAPVTVEVGSI